In Spirochaetota bacterium, the genomic stretch TTGCAGTTTTTACTGTATTTGATAAATCCCTGGAAAACACTATCGCATGTACTGCGTACCGGAACACCTGATGAATCAAGCTTCAAGGAATTATCCATGCGCGACTTTATCAAAGGTATGGATTCACCCTGGAAAAAAAGATTAGCTCCCGAAATTGTTGACTTATGCATTGCCCAATGCTCTGACCCCAGGACCTGTATTGACATTGGTGGTGCACCAGGTACTATTGCTAAAGAATTTGCAAAACGCGGCATTACAACAATCGTTTTTGACTTACCTCAATCTCTTGAAATAACTCAGGCAGAATTAAAAACCATACCAAATATAGAAATTATAGCAGGAGATGCAACAGTAGCTTTGCCTAACACCAGGGTCGATATAGCTTTTTTAGGAAATTTGTGCCACGGTCAATCACCAGAAGATAATCAGAAAATAATTAATATGTGCTTTGATATTCTGAATAGTAATGGCATCATAGTTATTTTTGATAACCTGCGGGATGAAAGTTATCTTGGAGCTACTCTTGCCTTGCATATGCTTACACAGAGTAAAAAAGGAAATATCTATTCACGCGAAGAATATTTTTTGTGGCTTGACAAAGCTGGATTTAAATCACCACGTGTGTACCAGCTTTCGGACAGAGCATGGCAGCTGGTAATTGCAAAAAAGTAAAGAGGGGTCCATAAGCCGGATTCTGTTTTTGCAGCCATCAATCTTGCATGCATGTTACCATGCATGTCCATGCGGCCTACCCGCAACCTCAAGCGGGCCACTTTAATAACGGTTGCCTATTTGGCCTTGCACCGGATGGGGTTTGCACTGCCACCTGCATTGCTGCAGATGCGGTGAGCTCTTACCTCGCCTTTTCACCCTTACCTCATAAAGAGGCGGTATGTTTTCTGTTGCACTTTCCGTCGCCTTGCGGCGCCCGGGTGTTACCCGGCATCCTGCCCTACGGTGTCCGGACTTTCCTCACCACAAGGGTAGCAATACAAACATTGTATTTTACCTTGTGGCGCATGCTGCTTGTACCCCTCTTATGTTACAGACACTTTGTATATGCTCAATGAATTTGTGCCATATTTTCGTGTATCTTTTTTTATTAACCTGCCAATATTTTGTGGCATTATATTGGTATGATAATGTTGTACAAGAACGACTGAATCCTCATGTACAATTGTACTTTCCGAAATTGCTTTCAATATAGCCTTGTACACCTCTGGAATATCTACAATCTTTTCAAATGGCGGATCGC encodes the following:
- a CDS encoding acetylserotonin O-methyltransferase; translation: MALTPTPVRTLQHYLEEAIFVGQAHRLGVFKELHKKPDTSQGLAQRMHFDLRATWILLEALVELGYLEKNNGTYAPTEYCISHLVDENGNEYEGDFLQFLLYLINPWKTLSHVLRTGTPDESSFKELSMRDFIKGMDSPWKKRLAPEIVDLCIAQCSDPRTCIDIGGAPGTIAKEFAKRGITTIVFDLPQSLEITQAELKTIPNIEIIAGDATVALPNTRVDIAFLGNLCHGQSPEDNQKIINMCFDILNSNGIIVIFDNLRDESYLGATLALHMLTQSKKGNIYSREEYFLWLDKAGFKSPRVYQLSDRAWQLVIAKK